One segment of Hippopotamus amphibius kiboko isolate mHipAmp2 chromosome 4, mHipAmp2.hap2, whole genome shotgun sequence DNA contains the following:
- the LOC130851484 gene encoding S-phase kinase-associated protein 1-like, with translation MPSIKLQCSDGEIFKVDVEIAKQSVTIKTMLEDLGMDDGGDDDPVPLPNVNAAIFKKVNQWGTLHKDAPPPPEDDEDKEERTDDAPVWDQEFLKVDQGTLFELILVANYLDIKCLLDVTCKTVAHTIKGKTPEEMRKTFNIKSDFTEKEEAQVGEENQWGEEK, from the coding sequence ATGCCTTCAATTAAGCTGCAGTGTTCTGATGGAGAGATATTCAAAGTTGATGTTGAAATTGCAAAACAATCTGTGACTATCAAGACCATGTTGGAAGATTTGGGAATGGATGATGGAGGAGATGATGATCCAGTCCCCTTGCCAAATGTTAATGCTGCAATATTTAAAAAGGTCAATCAGTGGGGCACCCTCCACAAGgatgctcctcctcctcctgaggaTGATGAGGACAAAGAAGAGCGAACAGATGATGCCCCTGTTTGGGATCAAGAATTCCTGAAAGTTGACCAAGGAACACTTTTCGAGCTTATATTGGTTGCAAACTACTTAGACATCAAATGTTTGCTTGATGTTACCTGCAAGACTGTTGCCCATACGATCAAGGGGAAGACTCCAGAGGAGATGCGAAAGACATTCAATATCAAAAGTGATTTTACTGAAAAAGAAGAAGCCCAGGTAGGTGAAGAGAACCAGTGGGGTGAAGAGAAGTGA